From Granulicella sp. WH15, the proteins below share one genomic window:
- a CDS encoding MBL fold metallo-hydrolase, which yields MHPAALPTDDNLVRARFALGDFETIICSDGTYLLDGGAMFGVVPKTMWQRRMKPDDDNRILLGLNTTVIRTGRHTVLIETGIGNKQSAKMQEIHQNQARLPASLAAAGIRPEEVDVVINTHLHFDHCGWNTTLYPDGSVTPTFPNARYFAHRGEMEHGHLQLDRDRVSYLSPNYDPLIESGQMILVDDDAIEADPEIVPGISLEVFPGHTAQMMGVHIESGGEHACYIGDLHPTSNHLDPTWVMGYDLDPVRCIAERKRFLARAIPERWLVLFTHDHHVPAAYVELNDKGKPVAIPKI from the coding sequence ATGCACCCAGCAGCTCTCCCGACCGACGACAATCTTGTCCGTGCCCGTTTCGCCCTCGGCGACTTTGAGACCATCATCTGCTCCGACGGCACCTACCTGCTCGACGGCGGAGCCATGTTCGGCGTGGTGCCCAAGACCATGTGGCAGCGCCGCATGAAGCCCGACGACGACAACCGCATCCTGCTTGGGCTGAACACAACCGTCATTCGGACCGGGCGGCACACCGTTTTGATCGAGACCGGCATCGGCAACAAGCAGAGCGCCAAGATGCAGGAGATCCACCAGAACCAGGCGCGACTGCCTGCGTCGCTGGCCGCCGCAGGCATCAGGCCGGAGGAGGTGGACGTGGTCATCAACACGCACCTGCACTTCGACCACTGCGGCTGGAATACGACGCTGTATCCGGATGGCTCCGTGACTCCGACCTTTCCCAATGCGCGGTACTTCGCGCATCGCGGCGAGATGGAGCACGGGCACCTGCAACTGGATCGTGACCGTGTGAGCTACCTGTCGCCGAACTACGATCCGCTGATCGAGAGCGGGCAGATGATTCTGGTCGATGACGACGCGATTGAGGCCGACCCGGAGATTGTGCCGGGGATCTCGCTGGAGGTCTTTCCGGGGCACACGGCGCAGATGATGGGGGTGCATATCGAATCGGGAGGTGAGCACGCGTGCTACATCGGCGATCTGCATCCGACGTCGAACCATCTCGATCCGACGTGGGTGATGGGGTACGACCTGGACCCGGTGCGGTGTATTGCGGAGAGGAAACGGTTTCTGGCGCGGGCGATTCCGGAGCGGTGGCTGGTACTGTTTACGCACGACCATCATGTTCCGGCGGCGTATGTCGAGCTGAACGACAAGGGTAAGCCGGTGGCCATCCCGAAGATTTGA
- the rpmA gene encoding 50S ribosomal protein L27, with amino-acid sequence MAHKKGLGSSKNGRDSNAQRLGVKRFGGEAVLGGSILVRQRGTPLKPGANVGRGKDDTLFAKISGVVRFQDRGQKGRFVSIDPAEVVAVHA; translated from the coding sequence ATGGCACATAAAAAAGGTCTAGGCTCCTCCAAAAACGGCCGCGACTCGAATGCACAACGGCTCGGCGTCAAGCGGTTTGGCGGCGAAGCAGTCCTTGGCGGCTCCATTCTGGTCCGTCAGCGCGGCACACCGCTCAAGCCCGGCGCCAACGTCGGCCGCGGCAAGGACGATACCCTCTTCGCCAAGATCTCCGGCGTAGTCCGCTTCCAGGATCGTGGCCAGAAGGGCCGTTTCGTCTCCATCGATCCGGCTGAAGTCGTCGCGGTCCACGCGTAG
- the rplU gene encoding 50S ribosomal protein L21, which yields MYAVIRTGGKQYRVAPGDVLKIETAAHENGAIEFADVLAVSGSEGNFEQELTGAKVTGTVLGQGRGEKILVFKFKRKKQYKRMQGHRQAFTEVKINEVLVNGKSFTA from the coding sequence ATGTACGCAGTAATTCGCACAGGTGGCAAGCAGTACCGGGTCGCTCCGGGTGATGTCCTCAAGATCGAGACCGCCGCACACGAGAACGGCGCGATCGAGTTCGCCGACGTGCTCGCCGTCTCCGGCTCCGAGGGCAACTTCGAGCAGGAGCTGACCGGCGCCAAGGTCACCGGCACCGTCCTCGGCCAGGGCCGCGGCGAGAAGATCCTGGTCTTCAAGTTCAAGCGCAAGAAGCAGTACAAGCGGATGCAGGGCCACCGTCAGGCCTTCACGGAAGTGAAGATCAACGAGGTTCTGGTCAACGGCAAAAGCTTCACCGCGTAA
- a CDS encoding DinB family protein, producing the protein MKRIVSACTAVASVVFTGVMLAQAPAAMTATGPGVEAQGSYSRLKPNVIKAAEKMPAADYQYKPTPDIRTFARVVNHITEAQFHSCGAINHTPWDASKMPSDTASKEEIVAALKASFDECDKAYASVLDGELLQVGQAKRSKLGIAWGNVSHDNEQYATLSLYLRLKGLVPPTSEK; encoded by the coding sequence ATGAAGCGGATCGTAAGTGCGTGTACGGCGGTAGCGAGTGTGGTGTTCACCGGTGTGATGCTGGCGCAGGCTCCGGCTGCGATGACGGCCACGGGGCCTGGTGTCGAGGCGCAGGGCAGCTACTCCAGGCTGAAGCCTAACGTTATCAAGGCTGCCGAGAAGATGCCCGCGGCAGACTACCAGTACAAGCCGACGCCGGATATCCGGACGTTTGCGCGGGTGGTCAACCATATCACCGAGGCGCAGTTCCATAGCTGCGGCGCGATCAACCATACGCCGTGGGATGCGTCGAAGATGCCCTCGGATACGGCCTCGAAGGAGGAGATCGTGGCGGCGCTGAAGGCGTCGTTCGATGAGTGCGACAAGGCTTACGCGTCGGTGCTGGATGGCGAGCTGTTGCAGGTGGGGCAGGCGAAGCGGTCGAAGCTGGGGATTGCGTGGGGCAATGTGTCGCACGACAACGAGCAGTATGCAACGCTGTCGCTCTACCTGCGGTTGAAGGGGCTTGTGCCGCCTACCAGCGAGAAGTAG
- a CDS encoding glycosyltransferase family 39 protein produces the protein MRARLKAFFQPHTIGVTAPWRVFWVALGVRLAFITLAHTFRFHGWGERFDFGYEAGRIAAALVSGHGYADPFSNIVVRHTGPTAWLPPVYPLLLAGVFRLFGIYTHLSGWVILAINSIFSAFTAMSVWEIGFRFAGRRCGVWAGWLWALHPSAMQYAVKWVWEMSITTALFLWVIVLALRMRESGSSDTRQTRRWLLFGLLWGLIALSNSTLLLFLPVCGLWVLAGTRWRVSGAVLAGVVFLACVTPWTVRNYTVFHKFIPLRGNFGAELYLGNGPGATGFLMEYDHPFLAQDQLRLYARMGEVKYVAMRGEAAKAVIKADPKHFVADTLLRVYFFWAGVPHAADESAASEVGRLLNHGFISLCGFFGLALAIARGKDGAWVFAWAFLLLPLPYYLVTAHARFRHPLEPIICVLAVYLFQSAEPKKA, from the coding sequence ATGCGAGCGCGCCTGAAGGCCTTCTTTCAACCCCATACCATCGGTGTCACCGCTCCCTGGCGGGTCTTCTGGGTGGCTCTGGGCGTGCGCCTGGCGTTCATAACCCTGGCCCACACCTTTCGCTTTCACGGCTGGGGCGAGCGCTTTGACTTCGGCTACGAGGCCGGGCGGATTGCGGCTGCGTTGGTCTCGGGTCACGGCTACGCGGACCCGTTCTCCAACATCGTCGTCCGCCACACAGGGCCAACGGCGTGGCTGCCGCCGGTCTATCCCCTGTTGCTGGCCGGGGTGTTTCGGCTCTTCGGAATCTATACGCACCTATCGGGATGGGTCATCCTGGCGATCAACAGCATCTTCAGCGCGTTTACCGCGATGTCGGTATGGGAGATAGGCTTCCGCTTCGCGGGTCGGCGCTGCGGAGTGTGGGCGGGGTGGCTGTGGGCGCTGCATCCGTCGGCCATGCAGTACGCGGTGAAGTGGGTATGGGAGATGAGCATCACCACCGCGCTGTTCCTGTGGGTCATCGTGCTGGCACTGCGTATGCGGGAGTCCGGTTCTTCCGATACCAGGCAGACGCGGCGGTGGTTGTTGTTCGGGCTGCTCTGGGGTTTGATCGCGCTTTCGAACTCGACGCTGCTGCTCTTTCTGCCGGTGTGCGGCCTTTGGGTGTTGGCGGGGACGCGTTGGCGCGTAAGCGGCGCGGTGCTGGCCGGAGTGGTGTTTCTAGCCTGTGTAACGCCGTGGACGGTGCGGAACTATACGGTGTTTCACAAGTTCATTCCGCTGCGAGGGAACTTCGGCGCGGAGCTTTACCTGGGCAATGGGCCGGGGGCCACAGGCTTCTTGATGGAGTACGACCATCCTTTTCTGGCGCAGGATCAGCTTCGGCTGTACGCCAGAATGGGCGAGGTAAAGTACGTGGCCATGCGCGGCGAGGCGGCCAAGGCGGTCATCAAGGCCGACCCGAAGCACTTCGTCGCGGATACCCTGCTGCGGGTTTACTTCTTCTGGGCAGGGGTGCCTCATGCTGCGGACGAGAGCGCGGCCTCCGAGGTGGGGCGGCTGTTGAACCACGGGTTCATCAGCCTGTGCGGGTTCTTCGGGTTGGCGTTGGCGATTGCTCGGGGGAAGGACGGGGCGTGGGTGTTTGCGTGGGCGTTTTTGTTGCTGCCGCTGCCGTATTACCTGGTGACGGCTCATGCACGGTTTCGTCATCCGTTGGAACCGATCATCTGCGTGTTGGCGGTCTATCTTTTTCAGAGCGCAGAGCCAAAGAAAGCATAG
- a CDS encoding aminotransferase class III-fold pyridoxal phosphate-dependent enzyme, with the protein MSELTTQQVVDTIRTTNYGTWRFQKTWNPLHIVDAIDSTIIDAAGKRYLDLSAQLMCSNLGHKNPAVIASIALQAEQLAYVMPSYATTCRAELSELLLPLLPPSLNKFFFTTSGTDANEAAFKIARMYTGKTKIIARYRSYHGSTSGSIAATGDPRRWAAEPRAKTPGVIFAPEANCYRCPIKHTYPQCGIACADYLEHMIRNESDVAAVLVEPIVGTNGVIVPPDEYMPKLRRICDETGTLLIADEVMTGWGRTGKWFCMEHWGVVPDIMTTAKGITSAYSPLGLCVTSEAIGAYFHDHLFAHGHTYEAHPITLAPAVATIKEMQRLGLVERAAELAPYVQSKLEALKAKHPSVGNVRGKGLFWAVELVKNQTTKEPFNNYTEKISGAPLVVDQIAAKCMADGVILQAWVSHFIIAPPLIVTKEELDHGIDTLDRHLSLADALVTAN; encoded by the coding sequence ATGTCCGAACTCACCACTCAGCAGGTAGTCGACACTATCCGCACCACTAACTACGGCACCTGGCGCTTCCAGAAAACCTGGAACCCTCTTCACATCGTCGACGCCATCGACTCCACCATCATCGACGCGGCGGGCAAGCGTTACCTCGACCTCTCCGCCCAGCTCATGTGCTCAAACCTCGGCCACAAGAACCCGGCCGTCATCGCCTCCATCGCCCTTCAGGCCGAGCAGCTCGCCTACGTCATGCCGAGCTACGCCACCACCTGCCGCGCCGAGCTATCCGAGCTGCTGCTGCCCCTGCTGCCGCCCAGCCTCAACAAGTTCTTCTTCACCACCAGCGGCACCGACGCCAACGAGGCCGCCTTCAAGATCGCCCGCATGTACACCGGTAAGACTAAGATCATCGCGCGCTACCGCAGCTACCACGGCAGCACCTCCGGCAGCATCGCCGCCACGGGCGACCCGCGCCGCTGGGCCGCCGAGCCGCGCGCGAAGACTCCCGGCGTCATCTTCGCGCCCGAGGCCAACTGCTACCGCTGCCCCATCAAGCACACCTACCCGCAGTGCGGCATCGCCTGCGCCGACTACCTCGAGCACATGATCCGCAACGAGTCCGACGTGGCCGCAGTTTTAGTCGAGCCGATCGTCGGCACCAACGGCGTCATCGTACCGCCCGACGAGTACATGCCGAAGCTCCGCCGCATCTGCGACGAGACCGGAACGCTCCTTATCGCCGACGAGGTGATGACCGGCTGGGGCCGCACCGGCAAGTGGTTCTGCATGGAGCACTGGGGCGTCGTGCCCGACATCATGACCACGGCCAAGGGCATCACCAGCGCCTACTCGCCTTTGGGACTATGCGTAACGAGCGAAGCGATTGGAGCATACTTTCACGACCACCTCTTCGCCCACGGCCACACCTACGAGGCCCACCCCATCACGCTCGCCCCCGCTGTCGCTACCATCAAGGAGATGCAGCGGCTTGGCTTGGTCGAGCGCGCCGCTGAGTTAGCGCCTTACGTTCAGAGCAAGCTCGAAGCCCTCAAAGCCAAACACCCCAGCGTCGGCAACGTCCGCGGCAAGGGCCTCTTCTGGGCGGTCGAGTTGGTCAAGAATCAAACCACCAAAGAACCCTTCAACAACTACACCGAGAAGATCTCCGGCGCACCGCTCGTGGTCGATCAGATCGCCGCCAAGTGCATGGCCGACGGCGTCATCCTGCAAGCCTGGGTCTCGCACTTCATCATCGCGCCGCCCCTCATCGTCACGAAGGAGGAGCTGGACCACGGCATCGACACCCTCGACCGCCACCTGTCCCTGGCCGATGCTTTAGTCACAGCGAACTAA
- a CDS encoding NCS1 family nucleobase:cation symporter-1, with translation MIEAPVSIEHDPRLYNADLAPTTPAHRTWTTYNYIALWFSMSMEVTTYMLASSLIAGGMNWVQAVGTILLGNLIVLIPMILNAHAGAKYGIPFPVFVRASFGTRGANIPALLRAIVACGWFGIQSWIGGQSIAAMVNVLWPATAAQPAVLWVCFLGFWLLNMYVVWRGVESIRFLQSFSAPFLLVMSLVLLAYMTVKAGGFGPMLSAPSRFTSTGAFLHFFFPMLTAMVGYWATLSLNIPDFTRYAKSQESQIVGQAFGLPVAMTLYSFIGIACTSASTVVFGEPIWSPITLLGRFHQPFVAFLALISILIATLNVNIGANVVSPSNDFSNLAPRYISFRTGGLITGFLGLAMMPWKLMASFGNYIFGWLVGYSGLLGPVAGIMVADYFLIRRTQLSVSDLYRRNGIYEYSAGINPRALIALATGVIAALIGLFVPSLRFLYDYAWFVGFFLSAAIYVILMRAQKMGVSC, from the coding sequence ATGATCGAAGCGCCCGTCTCCATAGAGCACGACCCGCGCCTCTACAACGCAGACCTCGCCCCCACCACGCCCGCCCACCGCACCTGGACCACCTACAACTACATCGCGCTCTGGTTCTCCATGTCGATGGAGGTGACCACCTACATGCTCGCCAGCTCGCTCATCGCGGGCGGTATGAACTGGGTCCAAGCCGTCGGCACCATCCTGCTCGGCAACCTCATCGTCCTCATCCCCATGATCCTCAACGCGCACGCCGGGGCCAAGTACGGCATCCCGTTCCCGGTCTTCGTCCGCGCCAGCTTCGGCACGCGCGGAGCCAACATCCCCGCGCTGCTGCGGGCCATCGTGGCCTGCGGCTGGTTCGGCATCCAGTCCTGGATCGGCGGCCAGTCCATCGCCGCGATGGTCAACGTGCTCTGGCCCGCGACCGCCGCGCAGCCCGCCGTCCTGTGGGTCTGCTTCCTCGGCTTCTGGCTCCTGAACATGTACGTCGTCTGGCGCGGCGTCGAGTCCATCCGCTTCCTGCAATCGTTCTCCGCGCCCTTCCTGCTGGTCATGTCGCTGGTCCTGCTCGCCTACATGACAGTGAAGGCCGGCGGCTTCGGCCCCATGCTCTCCGCGCCCAGCCGCTTCACCAGCACCGGCGCGTTCCTGCACTTCTTCTTCCCCATGCTCACCGCGATGGTCGGGTACTGGGCCACGCTCTCGCTCAACATCCCCGACTTCACCCGCTACGCCAAGTCGCAGGAGTCCCAGATCGTCGGCCAGGCCTTCGGGCTGCCGGTGGCGATGACGCTCTACAGCTTCATCGGCATCGCCTGTACGTCGGCCTCCACGGTAGTCTTCGGCGAGCCGATCTGGAGCCCCATCACTCTGCTCGGCCGCTTCCACCAGCCCTTCGTGGCGTTCCTCGCGCTCATCTCCATCCTCATCGCCACGCTCAACGTCAACATCGGGGCCAATGTCGTCAGCCCCTCGAACGACTTCTCAAACCTCGCTCCGCGCTACATCAGCTTCCGCACCGGCGGCCTCATCACGGGCTTCCTTGGACTGGCCATGATGCCGTGGAAGCTGATGGCCAGCTTCGGCAACTACATCTTCGGCTGGCTGGTCGGCTACTCCGGCCTGCTCGGCCCGGTCGCGGGCATCATGGTCGCGGACTACTTCCTCATCCGCCGCACGCAGCTCTCGGTCTCCGACCTCTACCGCCGCAACGGCATCTACGAGTACAGCGCAGGCATCAACCCGCGTGCGCTCATTGCACTCGCCACCGGAGTCATCGCCGCTCTCATCGGTCTCTTCGTCCCGTCTCTGCGATTTCTCTATGACTATGCGTGGTTCGTTGGCTTCTTTCTATCCGCCGCGATCTACGTCATACTCATGCGTGCTCAGAAGATGGGGGTCTCATGTTAG
- the hydA gene encoding dihydropyrimidinase, translating into MGILIQHGTVINADSTTKADVLIEGKRVDAVGPSLPTENHQLIDATGLLVMPGGIDVHTHLDMPFGGTTSADDYLTGTRAAAIGGTTTVIDFALQSRGHTMREALDIWRKKAAGKACIDYALHMAVTDLGPRFENLAEMDQMVAEGITSFKLFMAYPDSLMIDDGLMFRVMQRAAALNALVCIHAENGAAIDVVVAQTLAAGHTAPHFHALSRSTLAEAEATHRAIALAEMAGATVYIVHLSNSDSLRELRAAQARGLKALAETCTQYLVLSLEEQMPGLSFDEAKYVFTPPLRRKENHAPLWAALQDGSLTVVSTDHCPFRLDQKALGKDDFTKIPNGGPGIENRLQLLWHHGVNAGRITPQQFVELTAAAPARIFGIPTKGVIAPGKDADILLWDPAAQYTISAATQAMNTDYSMFEGWQVQGNVAKVFSRGELVVDQGKFIGIPGRGRFLHRAANAGGLA; encoded by the coding sequence ATGGGCATTTTGATTCAACACGGCACTGTCATCAATGCCGACTCCACCACCAAGGCCGACGTCCTCATCGAAGGTAAGCGCGTCGACGCCGTTGGCCCAAGCCTCCCCACGGAGAACCACCAGCTCATCGACGCCACCGGCTTGCTCGTAATGCCCGGCGGCATCGACGTTCACACCCATCTCGACATGCCCTTCGGCGGCACCACCTCGGCTGACGACTACCTGACCGGCACCCGCGCCGCCGCTATCGGCGGGACGACAACGGTGATCGACTTCGCCCTGCAATCTCGCGGCCACACTATGCGCGAGGCGCTCGACATCTGGCGCAAGAAGGCTGCGGGCAAAGCCTGCATCGACTATGCCCTCCACATGGCCGTTACCGACCTCGGCCCACGCTTCGAGAACCTCGCCGAGATGGACCAGATGGTCGCCGAGGGCATCACTTCCTTCAAGCTCTTCATGGCCTACCCCGACTCGCTGATGATCGACGACGGCCTGATGTTCCGCGTCATGCAGCGCGCCGCCGCGCTCAACGCGCTCGTTTGCATCCACGCCGAGAACGGCGCTGCCATCGACGTCGTCGTGGCCCAGACGCTCGCTGCCGGACACACCGCGCCGCACTTCCACGCGCTTAGCCGCAGCACGCTGGCCGAGGCCGAGGCCACTCACCGCGCCATCGCCCTGGCCGAGATGGCAGGAGCCACGGTCTACATCGTTCACCTGTCTAACTCCGACTCCCTCCGCGAGCTACGCGCAGCGCAGGCCCGTGGTCTGAAGGCCCTGGCCGAGACCTGCACCCAGTATCTCGTGCTCTCGCTCGAAGAGCAGATGCCCGGCCTCAGCTTCGATGAAGCGAAGTACGTCTTCACCCCGCCGCTGCGCAGAAAAGAAAACCACGCACCGTTATGGGCTGCACTTCAGGACGGCTCGCTCACAGTTGTCTCCACCGACCACTGCCCCTTCCGGCTCGACCAGAAGGCACTGGGCAAGGACGACTTCACCAAGATCCCCAACGGCGGCCCCGGCATCGAGAACCGCCTCCAGCTCCTCTGGCACCACGGCGTCAACGCGGGTCGCATCACGCCACAGCAGTTCGTCGAGCTGACCGCCGCAGCCCCCGCCCGCATCTTCGGGATACCCACCAAGGGCGTCATCGCCCCCGGCAAGGACGCCGACATCCTCCTCTGGGACCCCGCCGCGCAGTACACCATCTCCGCCGCCACCCAGGCCATGAACACCGACTACTCCATGTTCGAGGGCTGGCAGGTACAGGGCAACGTAGCCAAGGTCTTCTCTCGCGGCGAACTGGTCGTCGATCAAGGCAAGTTCATCGGCATACCCGGCCGAGGCCGCTTCCTCCATCGCGCCGCCAACGCCGGAGGACTCGCATGA
- a CDS encoding hydroxyisourate hydrolase: MTKKLAFKAFLLSFYLCIASKLPAQSKNLSIQILDAKTGKPIANNHVLLFFGTTTDDLRSLGQHAELTTNKDGLAPLPETAKTSTLLQVSVDWHQLCGTDFASRTIELESIVNQGVSVNHCTIRTFQTTPGRLVIAVRPETLMEKMRH, encoded by the coding sequence ATGACAAAGAAGTTGGCGTTCAAGGCTTTTCTATTGTCTTTTTATCTTTGCATTGCCTCAAAGCTTCCTGCGCAATCAAAAAATCTCAGCATACAAATTCTCGATGCAAAAACTGGCAAACCCATAGCCAACAATCATGTCCTACTCTTCTTCGGCACCACAACCGATGACTTACGATCCTTAGGACAACATGCAGAATTGACTACGAATAAAGACGGTCTCGCTCCTCTTCCTGAAACCGCGAAGACCTCAACGCTCTTGCAGGTATCAGTGGATTGGCACCAATTATGTGGAACTGACTTTGCCAGTAGAACTATTGAACTTGAGAGCATCGTAAATCAAGGAGTTTCAGTCAATCACTGCACCATCCGTACTTTTCAAACGACTCCAGGCCGCCTTGTTATCGCAGTGAGGCCGGAGACACTTATGGAAAAGATGAGGCACTAG
- the preA gene encoding NAD-dependent dihydropyrimidine dehydrogenase subunit PreA: protein MPTLECNFSGIKCLNPFWLASAPPTNCGEQVMRAFDAGWGGAVWKTIGEPITNVSSRYSSIDWAGQRMMGLNNIELISDRPIATNLREIAEVKRRYPKHVVIASLMVESKREAWHEIVARAEDAGADGLELNFGCPHGMSERGMGSAVGQVPEYAEQITYWVKERARTPVIVKLTPNITDIRMAARAAKRGGADALSAINTINSITGIDLDTLVPNPNVDGLSSHGGYCGPAVKPIALNMVQQINADPASVLPLSGIGGIGSWRDAAEFILLGCGNVQVCTAAMHYGYRIVEDMADGLLEWMRQKGFETIEDFRGLSLPNVREWKHLNLNYKIVARIDAAKCIGCQLCYTACWDGAHQCIHLDRTLPTPDTTRTPAQIQAVSSTRITTTPIPKLDDAGPQTAGTPLDRIPRVDEHECVGCNLCSLVCPVEECITMERIDNMPPQTWEERTASPTATH, encoded by the coding sequence ATGCCGACATTAGAATGTAACTTTTCCGGTATCAAATGCCTGAACCCCTTCTGGCTGGCCAGCGCGCCGCCCACTAACTGCGGCGAGCAGGTGATGCGCGCTTTCGATGCAGGCTGGGGCGGAGCCGTCTGGAAGACCATCGGCGAGCCCATTACCAACGTCAGCTCCCGCTACAGTTCCATCGACTGGGCCGGGCAGCGCATGATGGGGCTCAACAATATCGAGCTCATCAGCGACCGACCGATAGCCACCAACCTGCGTGAGATCGCCGAGGTCAAGCGCCGCTATCCGAAGCACGTCGTCATCGCGTCGCTGATGGTCGAGAGCAAGCGCGAGGCGTGGCACGAGATCGTCGCCCGCGCCGAAGACGCCGGGGCCGACGGCCTCGAACTGAACTTCGGCTGCCCGCACGGCATGAGCGAGCGCGGCATGGGCTCGGCCGTGGGCCAGGTGCCCGAGTACGCCGAGCAGATCACCTACTGGGTGAAGGAGCGCGCGCGCACGCCCGTCATCGTCAAGCTGACGCCCAACATCACCGACATCCGCATGGCCGCACGCGCCGCTAAACGCGGTGGGGCCGACGCGCTCTCGGCCATCAACACGATCAACTCCATCACGGGCATCGACCTCGACACGCTGGTCCCCAACCCCAACGTCGATGGCCTCTCTTCACACGGTGGTTACTGCGGTCCGGCGGTCAAGCCCATCGCTCTCAACATGGTCCAGCAGATCAACGCCGACCCCGCCTCAGTGCTGCCGCTCTCGGGCATCGGCGGCATCGGCAGTTGGCGCGACGCGGCTGAGTTCATCCTGCTCGGCTGCGGCAACGTGCAGGTCTGCACTGCGGCTATGCACTACGGCTACCGCATCGTCGAAGACATGGCCGACGGCCTGCTCGAGTGGATGCGCCAGAAGGGCTTCGAGACCATCGAAGACTTCCGCGGCCTCTCGCTGCCCAACGTCCGCGAGTGGAAGCACCTGAACCTGAACTACAAGATTGTCGCCCGCATCGACGCGGCGAAGTGTATCGGCTGCCAGCTCTGCTACACCGCCTGCTGGGACGGCGCGCACCAATGCATCCACCTCGACCGCACCCTGCCCACGCCGGATACTACTCGCACACCCGCGCAGATACAGGCCGTATCCTCTACGCGCATCACCACGACGCCTATCCCCAAGCTGGACGACGCCGGCCCGCAAACCGCAGGCACGCCGCTCGACCGCATCCCCCGCGTCGATGAACACGAGTGCGTAGGCTGCAACCTCTGCTCGCTGGTCTGCCCGGTAGAAGAGTGCATTACGATGGAACGCATCGACAACATGCCACCACAAACATGGGAAGAACGCACGGCCTCTCCTACAGCAACGCATTAG
- a CDS encoding NAD(P)-dependent oxidoreductase, giving the protein MSKPLLFSDHPPTPAETRARFPDLHPALTPQAAIPEANRCLFCFDAPCTTACPTHIDVPRFIHKIASGNVAGSARTILEANILGGSCSRACPVEVLCEGACVLHHSGQQPIEIARLQRFAMDAHQSAGAPLPFTPAPASGHKVALIGAGPASLACAAELRRHGIAATIYDARPRPGGLNTYGIAEYKLPLAESLREIDLIPRLGVEFRFNTTIDAAQLEELERTHDAIFLGIGLGAIHALGIAGEQLPGVTNALDLIAGYKSGAVLTSPPRVAVIGAGNTAIDAAIASIRLGAEEVTMIYRRGPGQISAFAFEYEHAKREGIRFLWHTQPAAILGTERVEALALIRTTDDSSFHLPVDTIILAIGQSTHSHVFADKVSTERGRILIDRATGQTSNPRYFSGGDCTNGGREVVDAVADGKRAALGIAALLTGTRREANHADIRM; this is encoded by the coding sequence GTGAGCAAGCCTCTCCTCTTCTCCGACCATCCGCCAACGCCCGCAGAGACCCGCGCTCGCTTCCCCGATCTCCACCCCGCACTCACCCCGCAGGCCGCCATCCCCGAGGCTAACCGCTGCCTCTTCTGCTTCGACGCGCCCTGCACTACCGCCTGTCCCACCCACATCGACGTTCCGCGCTTCATCCACAAGATCGCCTCCGGCAACGTCGCAGGCTCGGCCCGCACCATCCTCGAAGCCAATATCCTCGGCGGCTCCTGCAGCCGTGCCTGCCCGGTCGAGGTCCTCTGCGAGGGAGCCTGCGTCCTCCACCACTCCGGCCAGCAGCCCATCGAGATCGCCCGCCTGCAACGCTTCGCCATGGACGCACACCAGTCCGCCGGAGCACCGCTGCCCTTCACGCCCGCACCCGCCTCTGGCCATAAGGTAGCCCTTATCGGAGCCGGTCCCGCCTCACTCGCCTGCGCGGCTGAGTTGCGCCGACACGGCATCGCCGCAACGATCTACGATGCCCGCCCGCGGCCCGGCGGTCTCAACACCTACGGCATCGCCGAGTACAAGCTGCCCCTCGCCGAGAGCCTCCGCGAGATCGACCTCATCCCCCGCCTCGGCGTCGAGTTCCGCTTCAACACCACCATCGACGCGGCCCAACTGGAAGAGCTGGAGCGCACCCACGACGCCATCTTCCTCGGCATCGGCCTCGGAGCTATCCACGCCCTCGGCATCGCGGGCGAGCAGCTCCCCGGCGTCACCAACGCACTCGACCTCATCGCAGGGTACAAGTCCGGCGCGGTCCTTACATCACCGCCGCGCGTAGCCGTCATCGGCGCGGGCAACACGGCCATCGACGCAGCCATCGCCTCCATCCGTCTGGGCGCGGAAGAGGTCACGATGATCTACCGCCGCGGCCCCGGCCAGATCTCGGCCTTCGCCTTCGAATACGAGCACGCCAAACGAGAGGGCATCCGCTTCCTCTGGCACACGCAGCCCGCCGCCATCTTGGGCACAGAGCGGGTCGAAGCCCTTGCTCTCATCCGCACTACAGATGACAGCAGCTTCCACCTACCCGTGGACACCATCATTCTCGCCATCGGCCAGTCCACCCACAGCCACGTCTTCGCCGACAAGGTATCCACCGAACGCGGCCGCATCCTCATCGACCGCGCCACCGGCCAAACCTCCAACCCCAGATACTTCTCCGGCGGCGACTGCACCAACGGAGGCCGCGAGGTCGTCGACGCCGTAGCCGACGGCAAGCGCGCCGCGCTCGGCATCGCCGCCTTACTCACAGGCACGCGGAGGGAGGCAAACCATGCCGACATTAGAATGTAA